In Niveispirillum cyanobacteriorum, the following proteins share a genomic window:
- a CDS encoding 23S rRNA (adenine(2030)-N(6))-methyltransferase RlmJ, giving the protein MNYRHAFHAGNAADVMKHAVLAWVLDRLRTKDAPFFVLDTHAGIGRYDLDDQAATRTGEALRGIRRVLADGGADRLPEAAKPYLDLLNRLNDGVSPIRTYPGSPLITRMMMREQDRLLLAELHAEDVQTLRNLFRGDAQVAVHHMDGWLSLKAHLPPKERRGLVIIDPPFEAPDEYERMVAALALAHRRWATGQYLLWYPVKDRAAVWKLHQMLEDTGIPKMLAAELCWSDDDQSGRLNGSGLILVNPPWKTQEALSELLPALGTALAAGNGPTGCRWIRDESGKTA; this is encoded by the coding sequence ATGAATTACCGCCACGCCTTCCATGCCGGCAATGCCGCTGATGTGATGAAGCATGCCGTCCTCGCCTGGGTGCTGGACCGGCTGCGGACCAAGGATGCGCCTTTCTTCGTGCTGGATACCCATGCGGGCATCGGCCGTTACGATCTGGATGACCAGGCCGCGACCCGCACCGGCGAGGCACTGCGCGGCATCCGCCGTGTATTGGCCGATGGCGGCGCCGATCGGTTACCGGAGGCGGCGAAGCCTTATCTCGACCTGCTGAACCGCTTGAATGACGGCGTGTCGCCGATCCGCACCTATCCCGGCTCCCCCCTGATCACCCGCATGATGATGCGGGAACAAGACCGGCTGCTGCTGGCCGAACTACATGCCGAGGACGTGCAGACGCTGCGGAACCTGTTCCGGGGTGATGCGCAGGTGGCGGTGCATCACATGGATGGGTGGCTTTCGCTGAAGGCGCATCTACCGCCCAAGGAACGGCGCGGTCTGGTCATCATCGACCCACCATTCGAGGCCCCGGACGAATATGAGCGGATGGTGGCGGCCCTGGCCCTTGCCCATCGCCGCTGGGCCACGGGACAGTATCTACTCTGGTACCCGGTGAAGGACAGGGCCGCCGTCTGGAAGTTGCATCAGATGCTGGAAGATACCGGCATTCCAAAGATGCTGGCCGCTGAACTTTGCTGGTCCGACGATGACCAGTCTGGCCGCCTGAATGGCTCTGGCCTGATTCTGGTGAACCCGCCCTGGAAGACGCAAGAAGCACTGTCCGAATTGCTACCGGCACTTGGCACGGCGCTGGCGGCGGGCAACGGCCCTACAGGTTGCCGCTGGATCCGCGACGAGAGCGGAAAAACGGCGTGA
- a CDS encoding alpha/beta fold hydrolase — MTNARKRPEPPGPKPLRQGPRPLGLHLGMGTALLLSSPAALPLLNANWPHWHPTVRQTAENLRRDLRQNLAQSANQPPNPPDAPLPTEAFAPFAMAVDREMRRRLDRFLTGLERYRHHPYQRDIDDAPTVWCEGATRLLEVGQTGKPVLFVPSLVNRGYILDLSWRKSLLRWLAGLGGDAAGGGGIRPFLLEWGYPGAVERGYSLSDVVAGRLIRALEATCARAGGPVTLVGYCMGGLLALGAALRRPDLVSGYVALATPWDFHADDAAVAQRTAALINPFDPVMRMLGELPVDAVQTLFATLDPLLAYKKFSRFAAMDMASDEADDFVALEDWLNDGVTLPSAIARECLTGWYGENTTGRGEWRVADAPVQPQALRCRSLVIVPARDRIVPPASAAALGTALPGATVWQPSLGHIGMVVSGGAKAKVWAPLREWLLEGN, encoded by the coding sequence ATGACGAACGCCAGGAAAAGGCCCGAACCGCCGGGACCCAAACCACTGCGCCAGGGGCCGCGTCCCCTGGGCCTGCATCTGGGGATGGGGACGGCGCTGTTGCTGAGCTCGCCGGCCGCATTGCCGCTCTTGAACGCGAATTGGCCGCATTGGCACCCGACGGTCCGCCAGACAGCGGAAAATCTGCGCCGCGACCTGCGCCAAAACCTCGCGCAAAGCGCAAACCAGCCGCCAAACCCGCCTGACGCGCCTCTACCGACAGAGGCCTTCGCGCCCTTCGCGATGGCGGTCGATCGGGAGATGCGGCGGCGACTCGACCGGTTCCTGACCGGGCTGGAGCGTTACCGCCACCATCCCTATCAGCGTGATATCGACGACGCGCCCACCGTCTGGTGCGAAGGTGCCACCCGCTTGCTGGAAGTGGGACAGACGGGCAAGCCCGTTCTGTTCGTGCCGTCCCTGGTCAATCGCGGCTACATCCTTGACCTGTCCTGGCGCAAAAGCCTGCTGCGCTGGCTGGCAGGACTGGGGGGCGATGCGGCGGGTGGCGGCGGCATCCGGCCTTTCCTGCTGGAATGGGGGTATCCCGGTGCCGTGGAGCGGGGATACAGCCTGTCCGACGTGGTGGCGGGTCGCCTGATCAGGGCACTTGAGGCAACCTGCGCCCGTGCCGGCGGGCCGGTGACCCTGGTCGGATATTGCATGGGCGGGCTCCTGGCGCTGGGGGCGGCCCTGCGCCGGCCTGACCTGGTGTCGGGTTATGTGGCACTGGCCACGCCGTGGGATTTCCATGCCGATGACGCGGCGGTGGCGCAGCGTACGGCGGCCCTGATCAACCCGTTTGATCCCGTCATGCGGATGCTGGGCGAACTGCCGGTCGATGCGGTCCAGACCTTGTTCGCCACCCTGGACCCGCTGCTGGCCTATAAAAAGTTCAGCCGGTTCGCCGCCATGGATATGGCGAGCGACGAAGCGGACGATTTTGTGGCGCTGGAGGATTGGCTGAATGACGGCGTGACCCTGCCATCCGCCATCGCGCGCGAATGCCTGACGGGCTGGTACGGGGAGAATACGACCGGCCGGGGCGAATGGCGCGTGGCCGATGCTCCGGTCCAGCCCCAGGCGCTTCGTTGCCGCTCCCTGGTGATCGTGCCGGCTCGTGACCGGATTGTACCCCCGGCCTCTGCCGCCGCCCTGGGCACGGCCTTGCCCGGTGCCACGGTATGGCAACCATCGCTGGGCCATATTGGCATGGTGGTCAGCGGCGGGGCCAAGGCCAAGGTCTGGGCGCCGTTACGGGAGTGGCTTTTGGAGGGAAATTAA
- a CDS encoding Hsp20 family protein: MRSYDLSPLFRSTVGFDRVTRLLESALNGEDNSQNAYPPYNIEKLGDDNYRITMAVAGFGMGDLEITAHPNLLIVQGKAKEQQAGTFLHRGIAGRAFERRFQLADHIRVNNAALENGLLHIELVREVPEAMKPRTIQINNLTPAALPATTTAAAA; this comes from the coding sequence ATGCGTAGCTATGATCTGTCGCCGCTGTTCCGTTCCACCGTCGGTTTCGACCGTGTGACGCGCCTGCTGGAAAGCGCGCTGAACGGCGAGGATAACAGCCAGAACGCCTACCCCCCGTACAATATCGAAAAGCTGGGCGACGATAATTACCGCATCACGATGGCGGTCGCCGGTTTCGGCATGGGTGATCTGGAGATCACCGCCCATCCCAATCTGCTGATCGTGCAGGGCAAGGCCAAGGAACAGCAGGCCGGCACCTTCCTGCACCGCGGCATCGCGGGCCGCGCCTTCGAACGCCGTTTCCAGCTTGCCGACCATATCCGCGTGAACAATGCCGCGCTGGAAAACGGCCTGCTGCATATCGAATTGGTGCGTGAGGTGCCGGAAGCCATGAAGCCCCGTACCATTCAGATCAACAACCTGACGCCCGCCGCCCTCCCGGCCACCACGACGGCGGCTGCGGCCTAA
- a CDS encoding propionyl-CoA synthetase encodes MSGRYQAMHERSLSDPTGFWADAARAIDWDTFPTTILDDSDKPFYRWYRGGRLNICHNALDRHVAGGRAEQAALIYDSPVTGVKQTLTYAQLLDKVARFAGVLRDLGVGKGDRVIIYMPMIPEAVVGMLACARIGAVHSVVFGGFAPHELATRINDATPKAILSASCGIEGTKVLAYKPMLDAAIDQASHKPDHCVIFQRPQAAASLIPGRDIDWDEAAATAEPADCVAVEATDPLYVLYTSGTTGQPKGVVRDTGGYAVALKWTMEHFYGVKPGEVFWAASDVGWVVGHSYIVYGPLLHGCTTLVYEGKPVGTPDAGAFWRVISEHRVAVQFTAPTAFRAIKREDPNGELLGQYDMSCLRALFLAGERSDPDTLNWAETHLKVPVIDHWWQTETGWPVAGNPLGIDLMKVKYGSTAVPLPGWDIRVLAPDGTEVKRGDIGAIVAKLPLPPGTLPTLWNARDRFFKSYLADFPGYYQTSDAGFIDEDGYIYVMARTDDIINVAGHRLSTGAMEEVLSGHPDVAECAVIGVADDLKGQLPLGFVVLKRGVDRPHADIIKEVVKKVRDEIGPVAAFKQALVVERLPKTRSGKILRGTMQKIADSETWKMPATIDDPAILGEIGEALKSAGYAKG; translated from the coding sequence ATGTCCGGTCGATATCAGGCCATGCATGAACGGTCCCTGTCAGACCCGACGGGTTTCTGGGCGGATGCTGCACGGGCCATCGATTGGGATACCTTCCCAACCACCATCCTGGATGACAGCGACAAGCCTTTCTACCGCTGGTATCGAGGTGGCCGGCTGAATATCTGTCATAATGCCCTGGATCGGCATGTGGCGGGCGGACGGGCGGAACAAGCCGCCCTGATCTATGACAGCCCGGTGACGGGCGTGAAGCAGACCCTGACCTATGCTCAGCTGCTGGACAAGGTGGCACGCTTTGCCGGCGTGCTGCGTGATCTGGGCGTGGGGAAGGGCGACCGGGTCATCATCTATATGCCCATGATCCCGGAGGCAGTGGTGGGCATGCTGGCCTGTGCCCGCATAGGGGCGGTGCATTCGGTGGTGTTTGGCGGCTTTGCCCCGCACGAACTGGCGACGCGCATCAACGATGCCACGCCCAAGGCCATCCTGTCCGCTTCCTGCGGGATCGAGGGGACGAAGGTCCTGGCCTATAAGCCCATGCTGGACGCAGCCATCGACCAGGCCAGCCACAAGCCCGACCATTGCGTGATCTTCCAGCGTCCGCAGGCAGCGGCCAGCCTGATCCCCGGTCGTGACATCGATTGGGATGAAGCTGCCGCCACTGCCGAACCCGCAGACTGCGTGGCGGTGGAGGCGACGGACCCGCTTTATGTGCTTTATACCTCCGGCACGACGGGGCAGCCCAAGGGGGTGGTGCGGGATACCGGCGGTTATGCCGTCGCCCTGAAATGGACCATGGAGCATTTCTATGGCGTGAAGCCGGGAGAGGTGTTCTGGGCCGCCAGTGATGTCGGCTGGGTCGTCGGGCACAGCTATATCGTCTATGGCCCGCTGCTGCATGGCTGCACCACGCTGGTTTACGAAGGAAAGCCCGTGGGAACCCCAGATGCCGGCGCCTTCTGGCGGGTGATCTCGGAGCATAGGGTGGCGGTACAGTTCACGGCTCCCACCGCCTTCCGTGCCATCAAGCGTGAGGATCCAAACGGCGAGCTGCTGGGCCAGTATGACATGTCCTGCCTGCGCGCCCTGTTCCTGGCCGGTGAACGGTCGGACCCGGATACGCTGAACTGGGCCGAAACCCACCTGAAGGTGCCGGTCATCGATCATTGGTGGCAGACGGAAACCGGCTGGCCCGTGGCGGGCAATCCGCTGGGTATCGACCTTATGAAGGTGAAATATGGCAGCACCGCTGTCCCACTGCCCGGCTGGGACATCCGTGTGCTGGCACCGGATGGGACGGAGGTGAAGCGGGGCGATATTGGCGCCATCGTGGCCAAACTGCCCCTGCCGCCAGGCACACTGCCGACCCTGTGGAACGCGCGTGACCGCTTCTTCAAAAGCTATCTGGCCGACTTCCCTGGATATTACCAGACGTCGGATGCCGGCTTCATCGATGAGGACGGGTATATCTATGTCATGGCCCGTACCGATGACATCATCAATGTCGCTGGCCATCGCCTCTCGACCGGTGCGATGGAGGAGGTGCTGTCCGGCCATCCGGACGTGGCGGAATGCGCCGTGATCGGCGTGGCCGATGACTTGAAAGGCCAATTGCCGCTGGGCTTTGTCGTGTTGAAGCGTGGTGTGGACCGGCCCCATGCCGACATCATCAAGGAAGTGGTGAAGAAGGTACGCGACGAAATCGGCCCCGTTGCCGCCTTCAAACAGGCCCTGGTGGTGGAGCGGTTGCCCAAGACACGGTCGGGCAAGATCCTGCGTGGCACCATGCAGAAGATCGCCGACAGCGAGACCTGGAAGATGCCGGCCACCATCGATGATCCCGCCATTCTGGGGGAGATCGGCGAGGCGCTGAAATCCGCTGGCTATGCGAAAGGATAG
- a CDS encoding protein phosphatase CheZ, whose amino-acid sequence MVQTPRRPFMAEIQMAKRAPNRGGEVAAAGPALPPPPPAPVHVEMDNSEVMAAIGALGAKLDRFLTVDHTQIEKIQIEISDIAGRIKATKVEMAALRHPLSNQDTFMEASEQLSAVVRSTETATNSIISAAEEIEDIVNEVRSQLPEGYQNSRLKDLNDVTLRIFEACNFQDLTGQRITKVVQALAFIEERIDGMMSVWNSKEFEALPLPPNISKHDDGLALHGPQENTKASISQADIDALFD is encoded by the coding sequence ATGGTGCAGACGCCGCGACGGCCCTTCATGGCGGAAATCCAGATGGCCAAGAGGGCGCCAAACCGTGGCGGTGAGGTGGCAGCCGCTGGCCCCGCCCTTCCCCCGCCCCCGCCGGCACCCGTTCATGTCGAAATGGACAATAGCGAGGTGATGGCGGCCATCGGCGCCCTGGGCGCCAAGCTGGACCGTTTCCTGACCGTCGATCATACCCAGATCGAAAAGATCCAGATTGAAATCTCCGACATCGCAGGCCGCATCAAGGCCACGAAGGTGGAGATGGCGGCGCTGCGTCACCCGCTGTCCAACCAGGACACGTTCATGGAGGCCAGTGAACAACTGTCCGCCGTGGTCCGCTCCACGGAAACCGCGACGAACAGCATCATCTCCGCCGCCGAGGAGATCGAGGATATCGTCAACGAGGTGCGGTCGCAGTTGCCCGAAGGCTATCAGAACAGCCGCCTGAAGGATCTGAACGACGTCACCCTGCGCATCTTCGAAGCCTGTAACTTCCAGGATCTGACGGGCCAGCGCATCACCAAGGTGGTGCAGGCGCTGGCCTTCATCGAAGAACGTATCGATGGCATGATGTCGGTCTGGAACAGCAAGGAATTCGAGGCCCTGCCCCTTCCGCCGAACATCTCAAAGCATGATGATGGTCTGGCCCTGCATGGTCCGCAGGAAAATACGAAGGCCAGCATCTCGCAGGCCGATATCGACGCGCTGTTCGATTAA
- a CDS encoding divergent polysaccharide deacetylase family protein, with protein MLASRLGAKREKPAKAHDRSPKKDRKRWSFGRKGKKVKGGDDLDLSFMADDSGSADDNGGDAPIKAARKLPKPSPPAVAAMVVVLALAGTAGWLAIEAPHTMERLEAARGLGRSVPVMLPDGSPRFADAAEAAPAEDVPLDPVDMPVTLQPSRNDQLLERLRVGRVPRVAADGTTPWQYYARPFPQDDKRPRIAIVVTGLGQAAAATHEAIDRLPGAVTFAFTPSGENLQTQVDEARGKGHEVLLSVPMQPLGYPANDPGPNTLLSNLSDEENARRLEASLAAFTGYVGVTSKTDSGTDFLTQRESLRGVLLQVQRRGLVYLDLWQVSGSKAASVAKELSLPRAISDLQIDRIPSGIGIDAQLAQLERLAQANGVAVGFVEVTNPVSLERLSAWSASLRDRGIVLAPVTAIVNRQADR; from the coding sequence GTGTTGGCGTCCCGTCTGGGGGCCAAGCGGGAGAAGCCGGCCAAGGCGCATGACCGGTCGCCAAAGAAGGATCGCAAACGCTGGTCCTTTGGCCGCAAGGGCAAGAAGGTCAAGGGCGGTGACGACCTGGATCTGTCTTTCATGGCAGATGACAGTGGGTCAGCGGATGATAACGGCGGTGACGCGCCGATAAAGGCCGCCCGGAAGTTGCCGAAACCGTCGCCGCCGGCTGTCGCCGCGATGGTCGTGGTTCTGGCCCTGGCTGGCACCGCCGGCTGGCTGGCGATTGAGGCCCCGCACACGATGGAGCGGCTAGAGGCGGCCCGCGGTCTGGGGCGGTCGGTTCCGGTTATGCTGCCGGATGGCAGCCCGCGCTTTGCCGATGCAGCGGAGGCGGCACCGGCAGAGGATGTGCCGCTGGACCCGGTGGATATGCCGGTCACCCTGCAACCGTCGCGCAATGATCAGTTGCTGGAACGGCTGCGCGTGGGCCGGGTGCCCCGCGTGGCGGCGGATGGCACCACGCCCTGGCAATATTACGCGCGTCCTTTCCCCCAGGATGACAAGCGCCCGCGCATTGCCATCGTCGTGACGGGCCTGGGACAGGCGGCGGCGGCCACGCATGAGGCCATCGACCGGCTGCCGGGTGCCGTAACCTTCGCCTTCACCCCATCGGGGGAGAATTTGCAGACGCAAGTGGATGAAGCGCGTGGCAAGGGGCATGAGGTGTTGTTGTCGGTACCAATGCAGCCGCTGGGTTATCCCGCCAACGATCCCGGCCCCAACACGCTTCTGTCCAACCTGTCGGACGAGGAGAATGCGCGCCGGCTGGAGGCCAGTCTGGCGGCCTTCACGGGCTATGTCGGCGTGACCTCGAAGACCGACAGCGGCACTGATTTCCTGACCCAGCGGGAGAGCCTGCGCGGCGTACTGTTGCAGGTGCAACGCCGGGGGCTGGTTTATCTTGACCTTTGGCAGGTATCGGGCAGCAAGGCGGCCTCGGTCGCCAAGGAACTGTCGCTACCTCGCGCCATCAGTGATTTGCAGATCGACCGCATCCCGTCCGGTATCGGCATCGATGCGCAACTGGCGCAGTTGGAACGGTTGGCGCAGGCCAATGGCGTTGCCGTGGGATTTGTGGAAGTGACAAACCCCGTCAGCCTGGAACGCCTGTCGGCATGGTCCGCCAGTCTGCGCGACCGTGGGATTGTTCTTGCCCCGGTCACAGCCATCGTGAATCGGCAGGCCGACCGCTAA
- a CDS encoding DMT family transporter, with product MPRLSTLPPVARAILAMIAAVTLFSAMNASIKWLGGRYPVSQIIFFRALFAMVVLLPLIWRAGGLMSLRTKRPLGHLARSVIGVISMTCGFTAITYLPLANASALAFTAPLWTTTLGVLVLGEKVRWRRALALIVGFSGVLIMVRPDAALFQGIMTGGTQAIGSLFGLASSFLAACAMISVRRLSATEPSTSIVFYFMATGIIVAGIAMSREFVMPTPRDAAMLALLGIIGGLAQVLLTTAYRGAPVAVIAPFDYTAMLWATGYGFLIWGEVPHPAVAVGALIVIASGVYITVRETRLGVTNPVKAQTITKNA from the coding sequence ATGCCGCGTCTTTCCACATTGCCGCCTGTCGCCCGCGCTATCCTGGCGATGATTGCTGCTGTCACCCTGTTCAGCGCCATGAATGCCAGCATCAAATGGCTGGGTGGTCGCTATCCGGTCAGCCAGATCATCTTCTTCCGGGCGCTGTTCGCCATGGTGGTTCTGCTGCCGCTGATCTGGCGCGCGGGTGGGCTGATGTCGCTGCGGACGAAAAGGCCGCTGGGCCATCTGGCGCGCAGTGTCATCGGCGTCATTTCCATGACCTGCGGATTCACCGCCATCACTTATCTGCCCCTGGCCAATGCCTCGGCCCTGGCCTTCACGGCCCCTCTCTGGACCACGACATTGGGCGTTCTGGTGTTGGGTGAGAAGGTGCGGTGGCGGCGGGCACTGGCGCTGATCGTCGGTTTTTCAGGTGTGCTGATCATGGTCCGGCCAGACGCCGCCCTGTTTCAGGGCATCATGACCGGCGGCACGCAGGCGATCGGCAGCCTGTTCGGCCTCGCTTCCTCCTTCCTGGCAGCATGCGCCATGATTTCGGTGCGGCGGCTGTCGGCAACGGAGCCCAGCACCAGCATCGTGTTCTATTTCATGGCCACCGGCATCATTGTGGCCGGCATCGCCATGTCGCGGGAATTCGTGATGCCGACACCGCGTGATGCCGCCATGCTGGCCCTGCTGGGCATTATCGGCGGGCTGGCCCAGGTGCTACTGACCACCGCCTATCGTGGGGCACCGGTGGCGGTGATCGCACCGTTCGATTACACTGCCATGTTGTGGGCAACCGGCTATGGCTTCCTGATCTGGGGTGAGGTTCCGCACCCGGCGGTGGCGGTTGGGGCCTTGATCGTGATCGCCAGTGGCGTCTACATCACGGTTCGCGAAACCCGCCTGGGCGTGACCAATCCCGTCAAGGCACAGACGATCACGAAGAACGCCTGA
- a CDS encoding murein hydrolase activator EnvC family protein yields MSLRSAPVPLLLLLPALLAAPVLAQEKKPDPAKQLQQVERDLKEADKAKAELDAKAEQLEKDLADLRARAIEAADQQRTQADELARLEGALGELGTEEKARLEKIEADRAALADLLGALQRLSRLPPDTMIAAPQSPSDTVKSALLLRSAVPELKTRADALAKELQGLVDLRRQLAEQKDKAARAAESLTLRQKDLATLVAKREELSKTTDSERARLATQMASLADKAGDLKELIEKIEAERKAAAARKAEAERQRQAKLEADREQRARDKVAGLKRAPQEPQSAGILGGLVAPVSGKVVRRYGQTDDVGATSRGLTYSGRAGGPVVAPADGAVMFAGPFKGYGLLLILEHSNGYHSLLSGLGRIDAQVGQRVLGGEPVGLLSGDGDPTLYYELRRGGQPVNPARGLAVSDGKGQG; encoded by the coding sequence TTGTCCCTGCGTTCTGCCCCTGTCCCCCTGCTTCTGCTGCTGCCAGCCTTGCTGGCGGCACCTGTTCTGGCGCAGGAGAAGAAGCCCGATCCGGCCAAGCAGTTGCAGCAGGTTGAACGCGATCTGAAGGAAGCGGACAAGGCCAAGGCCGAACTGGACGCCAAGGCAGAACAGTTGGAAAAGGACCTGGCCGACCTGCGCGCCCGTGCCATTGAGGCGGCGGATCAGCAGCGGACTCAGGCCGACGAACTGGCTCGTCTGGAAGGTGCCCTGGGTGAGTTGGGGACGGAAGAAAAGGCCCGGCTGGAGAAGATTGAGGCCGATCGCGCTGCCCTGGCCGACCTGCTGGGCGCGTTGCAGCGTCTTTCGCGGCTACCACCGGACACCATGATTGCCGCCCCGCAATCACCCAGTGACACGGTCAAAAGCGCTCTGCTGCTGCGCTCTGCCGTGCCGGAACTGAAGACCCGCGCCGATGCGCTGGCCAAGGAACTGCAAGGGCTGGTCGATCTGCGCCGGCAGTTGGCCGAACAGAAGGACAAAGCGGCCCGCGCCGCCGAAAGCCTGACCCTGCGTCAGAAGGATCTGGCCACCCTGGTGGCAAAGCGCGAGGAACTGTCGAAGACCACGGACAGTGAGCGGGCCCGGCTGGCGACCCAGATGGCGTCCCTGGCAGACAAGGCCGGCGACCTGAAGGAACTGATCGAGAAGATCGAGGCGGAGCGCAAGGCCGCCGCCGCCCGCAAGGCAGAGGCCGAGCGTCAGCGTCAGGCCAAGCTTGAGGCCGACCGGGAGCAGCGGGCACGCGACAAGGTGGCCGGCCTGAAACGCGCCCCGCAGGAGCCACAATCGGCGGGCATCCTGGGTGGCTTGGTGGCACCCGTCAGCGGCAAGGTGGTCCGGCGATATGGACAGACCGACGATGTGGGGGCCACCAGCCGGGGCCTGACCTATAGCGGCCGCGCCGGGGGGCCTGTGGTGGCCCCGGCGGACGGAGCTGTGATGTTCGCAGGACCGTTCAAGGGCTACGGGCTTCTCTTGATCCTTGAACATTCCAACGGATATCATTCTCTTCTGTCGGGCCTGGGCCGTATCGATGCCCAGGTTGGACAGCGCGTGCTGGGCGGGGAGCCGGTGGGACTTCTGTCGGGGGATGGGGACCCGACATTGTATTATGAGCTGCGGCGCGGTGGTCAGCCGGTCAACCCCGCGCGCGGCCTTGCAGTCTCCGACGGCAAAGGACAAGGTTGA
- a CDS encoding S41 family peptidase, with protein MSKLFSTAAIAALLAFTVPLGVTADALAREPLKSETYKQLDLFADVFERVRSEYVEEVTDEQLIEAAIDGMLTSLDPHSSYLNKKNFADMRVQTRGEFGGLGIEVTTENGFVKVISPMDDTPAARAGVQPGDFITHLNDEPIVGLSLNEAVEKMRGPVGSDLKVTIRRASVAEPIQLSLTRASIKVQSVRFRAEDNVGYIRISSFNEQTQPGLDKAMAKLKEQLGPKLIGYVLDLRNNPGGLLDQAVSVSDTFLDKGREIVSTRGRGGKEGDRYTAKPGDAADGLPVVVLINGGSASASEIVAGALQDHKRAIVMGTQSFGKGSVQTIIPLQGQQSAMRLTTSRYYTPSGKSIQQLGITPDIEVQPAKIEELAAAGQRRREADLPNALRNTDQGAAAKPAPAPAPGAAVQPPATPSAGTPNPAATPVAANNNADAPPVDYQLARAVDLLRGVSMFNQPKHTN; from the coding sequence ATGAGCAAGCTCTTCTCCACTGCCGCCATCGCGGCCCTGCTGGCCTTCACTGTCCCCCTTGGCGTGACGGCGGATGCCCTGGCACGTGAGCCGCTGAAGTCGGAAACCTATAAGCAGCTGGACCTTTTCGCCGACGTGTTCGAGCGGGTGCGGTCTGAGTATGTGGAGGAGGTGACCGACGAGCAGCTGATTGAGGCGGCCATCGACGGCATGCTGACCTCGCTTGATCCGCACTCTTCGTACCTGAACAAGAAGAACTTCGCCGATATGCGGGTGCAGACCCGGGGCGAGTTCGGTGGCCTGGGCATTGAGGTGACGACGGAGAATGGCTTCGTCAAGGTCATCTCCCCCATGGATGACACTCCCGCCGCCCGCGCCGGCGTGCAGCCCGGCGATTTCATCACCCATCTGAATGACGAGCCGATTGTCGGCCTGTCCCTGAACGAGGCAGTGGAGAAGATGCGCGGCCCTGTGGGCAGCGACCTCAAGGTGACCATCCGCCGCGCCAGCGTGGCGGAACCGATCCAACTCAGCCTGACCCGCGCCAGCATCAAGGTACAGTCCGTTCGGTTCCGGGCCGAGGATAATGTCGGCTATATCCGTATCTCCAGCTTCAACGAGCAGACTCAGCCCGGTCTGGACAAGGCCATGGCCAAGCTGAAGGAACAGTTGGGGCCGAAACTGATCGGCTATGTGCTGGACCTGCGCAACAATCCCGGCGGTCTGCTGGATCAGGCTGTTTCGGTGTCCGACACATTCCTGGATAAGGGCCGCGAGATCGTGTCCACCCGTGGACGCGGCGGCAAGGAAGGCGACCGTTACACGGCCAAGCCCGGTGACGCGGCTGACGGCCTGCCGGTTGTGGTGCTGATCAATGGCGGGTCGGCCTCTGCCTCTGAAATCGTGGCCGGCGCGCTGCAGGATCATAAACGCGCTATCGTGATGGGTACCCAGAGCTTTGGTAAGGGGTCGGTCCAGACCATCATCCCGTTGCAGGGGCAGCAAAGTGCGATGCGCCTGACCACGTCGCGCTACTACACCCCATCGGGCAAATCGATCCAGCAGTTGGGTATCACGCCGGATATCGAGGTGCAGCCCGCCAAAATCGAGGAACTGGCCGCTGCCGGTCAGCGCCGGCGTGAGGCCGACCTGCCCAACGCCCTGCGCAACACCGATCAGGGTGCTGCGGCAAAGCCGGCACCGGCGCCGGCCCCTGGTGCAGCGGTACAGCCGCCTGCCACCCCGTCTGCGGGCACGCCGAATCCTGCGGCCACGCCCGTTGCGGCCAATAACAATGCCGACGCGCCGCCCGTGGATTATCAACTGGCGCGTGCCGTTGATCTGCTGCGGGGGGTGTCGATGTTCAACCAGCCCAAGCACACCAATTAA
- a CDS encoding DUF1465 family protein has translation MNGPTAFFNRAYDETMSLLVEARNYVAYQEAADQRGLPPTVRLQVSYESMRVTSRLTQVMAWMLAQKAVHAGEITPAQAVGDDYALSGGAVCADPSGPENLLLPSALRSLLERSHSLYMRTTRLEEMVRRAVA, from the coding sequence GTGAACGGACCAACAGCTTTCTTTAACCGCGCGTACGACGAGACCATGTCTCTTCTGGTCGAGGCGCGGAACTATGTCGCCTATCAGGAGGCAGCAGACCAGCGCGGTCTGCCGCCAACCGTCCGTCTTCAGGTATCCTATGAAAGCATGCGGGTGACCAGCCGCCTGACCCAGGTCATGGCCTGGATGCTGGCGCAGAAGGCGGTGCATGCGGGCGAAATAACCCCGGCACAGGCGGTGGGCGATGATTACGCCCTGTCAGGCGGGGCCGTTTGTGCCGACCCGTCGGGGCCGGAAAATCTGTTGCTGCCATCGGCCCTGCGCTCCCTGCTGGAACGCAGCCATAGTCTTTACATGCGCACGACGCGCCTGGAAGAAATGGTCCGTCGCGCCGTGGCGTGA